The Clostridiales bacterium FE2011 sequence AAAATGATTATACTTTTTCCTTTGCAGACAGGGAACATACCCGCTGTATGGAAAAACGCCTCCCGGATCCTCCCGTCGGTATGAATACCTTCCTCACAGGTATCCTCTCCGTCCAGCCTCCTGAACAAGTTTAGGCTGGATCTCAGGATAGGTCAGTGCTTCCGGGAGCTCGTCAAACAGGCAGACTTTTTCCATTTCGCTGTGCAGTTCCTGATCAAATCCGGTGATATCGGCAGAATACAGCATGCCGTACATTTCCTCGCCGGTATCATTCACCCGGTTTTTCCCGGTCACGGAGTAGGCGAATACAGGCTTTATGGTAAACTCCCTGGCTCCGGTTTCCTCCTGCAGTTCCCTGACCGCCGTATCGTCAATGGCTTCCCCGGGTTCCCTGTGTCCGCCGGGTATTTCATAGGTGTCCCTTTCTTTGTGTTTGCAGAACACCCATTTCCCCTCAGCTTTGGCTATAACCACCGCAAACTTCAGCAGCGCATCATCCACCGAATCATAGAACCTGACTTCCACTCACTCGTACCTCAGCATCTTTTTATGGTTCATTACCGGGAATACTGACCCGTCAGCACTTCCTTCTGATAGGCCTCCTTATTGGGCAGGTCCGGATAGAGATCCGCCCGCTCGGCAGCTTTCTGTTTGTCATAAGGAACAGACAGGGTCGTGATATGCAGGGGTGCTGGATCAGGCCCGGCTTCTCCCTCCAGCAGCAGCGCGTGAGCCCTGGTCAGGCTCAGGTTGTTGCCGACGCTGCCGGTATTCAGCGCGTATCCCCCTTCCAGTGGCCGGATAAAAGGCCTGTGGCTGTCCGCGCAGATCATGCCGT is a genomic window containing:
- a CDS encoding NUDIX domain-containing protein, giving the protein MEVRFYDSVDDALLKFAVVIAKAEGKWVFCKHKERDTYEIPGGHREPGEAIDDTAVRELQEETGAREFTIKPVFAYSVTGKNRVNDTGEEMYGMLYSADITGFDQELHSEMEKVCLFDELPEALTYPEIQPKLVQEAGRRGYL